CTCGGGCTTCTACCTGGGGTTGGAGTTGGTGCGGGATCGGCAGACGCTGGAGCCGGCCACCGAAGAGACCGCACTGTTGTGCGATCGTCTACGTGAGTTGGGGGTTTTCATGCAGCCGACTGGGGACTATCTGAACATCCTCAAGATCAAGCCGCCGATGGTTACGTCTAAACGTAGTGTGGATTTCTTTGTCGACATGTTGTCGAAGGTGTTGGATGAAGGGTTGTAGACACCTTTCTATGAGTTGAAATGAGATCACCACTGTGGGAGCGGGCTTGCTCGCGAAAGCGGTGTATCAGTGACAGATTTGTAGACAGACACACCGCTTTCGCGAGCAAGCCCGCTCCCACAAGGGCGATGGGGTTTCAGAATTTAAGTCGATTGTTATCGGGAATATTTTGTTTTTTTTCGATGGATGGAGATCTGCAAGCTTTAAAAGCCGATTTTTATCCGCTATAAAGTCGCCCAGCATTCCCCTTTCTGTCATCGGCCCCGGTTATCCTGGCCGCTGACCACCGCCCAGGAGATGATTCATGAGCCGTATCGTTACCGTCGCCGCTACCCAGATGGCTTGTTCCTGGGACCTCGAAGCCAATATCGAGACCGCTGAGAAGCTGGTCCGTGAGGCCGCCGCCAAAGGCGCGCAGATCATCCTGATCCAGGAACTGTTCGAAAGCCCGTACTTCTGCCAAAAGCCAAACCCGGACTATCTGCAACTGGCAACCCCGGTTGAAGAAAACGTGGCCATCAAGCATTTCCAGAAAATCGCCAAGGAACTGCAAGTCGTCCTGCCGATCAGCTTTTTCGAACTGGCTGGCCGTGCGCGTTTCAACAGCATCGCGATCATTGATGCCGACGGCTCCAACCTCGGGATTTATCGTAAAAGCCACATCCCGGATGGCCCTGGCTACCACGAAAAGTACTACTTCAACCCGGGCGATACCGGCTTCAAAGTGTGGAACACCCGCTATGCGAAAATCGGCGTGGGCATCTGCTGGGACCAATGGTTCCCGGAATGTGCCCGCAGCATGGCGCTGCAAGGCGCGGAAATCCTGTTCTACCCGACCGCCATCGGCAGCGAGCCACACGACAAGACCATCTCGTCCCGCGACCACTGGCAGCGCGTGCAACAAGGCCATGCCGGCGCCAACCTGATGCCGCTGATCGCCAGTAACCGCATTGGCAACGAAGAGCAGGACGGCTACGACATTACTTTTTACGGCTCGTCGTTCATCGCCAACCAGTTCGGCGAGAAAGTCGAAGAACTCAACGAAACCGAAGAAGGCATCCTGGTGCACAGCTTCGACCTCGATGAGCTGGAGCACATCCGCAGCGCGTGGGGCTCGTTCCGTGATCGCCGGCCGAACCTGTACGGCGCGCTCAAGACCCTCGACGGTTCCCTGGAGTCCTGATCGCCATGACCACTTTGCACAGCACGCCTCGCGCTGACGGCTTCTATATGCCAGCCGAGTGGGCACCCCAGACCCAGGCCTGGATGATCTGGCCAGAGCGTCCGGACAACTGGCGCCTGGGCGGCAAGCCGGCACAGGCGGCCCATGTGGCGGTGGCCAAGGCCATTGCGCGCTTTGAGCCGGTGACGGTCGCGGTTTCGGCCGGCCAGTACGAAAACGCCCGGGCGCGCCTGGATGTGCCAAATATTCGTGTGGTGGAGATGTCCAGCGACGATGCGTGGGTACGCGACAGCGGGCCGACCTTCGTGATCAATGACCAAGGCGAAGTCCGTGGCGTGAATTGGGACTTCAATGCCTGGGGCGGGTTTGACGGTGGCTTGTATGCGCCGTGGAACCGCGACGCCCAGGTGGGCGGCAAGATCCTCGAGATCGAGCGCAGCCCGCGTTATCGCACCGAGGGTTTTGTGCTCGAAGGCGGTTCGATTCACGTTGACGGTGAAGGCACGCTGATCACCACCGAGGAATGCCTGCTCAATCGCAATCGCAACCCGCATCTGGGCCGTGAAGAGATCGAAGCGGTCCTCAGCGCCCACCTGGCGGTGGATAAGATCATCTGGTTGCCCGACGGTCTGTTCAACGACGAAACCGACGGCCATGTGGATAACTTCTGCTGCTACGTGCGCCCAGGCGAAGTGTTGCTGGCCTGGACTGACGACCCGCAAGACCCAAACTATGCGCGCTGCCATGCTGCCATGGACGTGCTGCAAAACAGCACTGACGCCAAGGGCCGCGCACTTACCGTACATAAAATGCCGATCCCGGGGCCGTTGTACGCCACTGAGGAAGAGTGCGCCGGTGTCGATCCAGTGGACGGTTCCCAGGAGCGTAATCCGACCGTGCGTTTGGCCGGTTCCTACGTCAACTTCCTGATCGTCAACGGCGGCATTATCGCGCCGAGTTTTGATGATCCGCTGGACAGCCGTGCCCAGGAAATTCTTCAGGGTCTGTTTCCGCAACATGAAGTGGTGATGGTGCCGGGGCGTGAACTGTTACTGGGGGGCGGCAATATCCACTGCCTGACGCAACAACAGCCCGCGCCGCACAAAAACTGAGTGCAGTTGTAACAGGCAATTTCGCCGTACGGCGACTGATCGCCGGCAGATGCACCGAGCAATAACAGCAAGCCCATGGCCCGTGAGGGTCGTGGGCTTTTTTGTGTCTGTAAGCCCGTAAGTCGGCTTGTTGGCATAGCTCTTGTATCGGCGTTGTGACAGTGATCGGGGTTTGTGACTGCGCAGTTCTGTCATAAACCTTGAGTAAGTTGGCCGCTCAAGCAGTAGGAGAGAGCGCTGAAATGAACGCCGATATCAACCTGGTCTATAAACGCGCGTCCCATCCTTTGGTCGTTCGAGGTGACGCGATTCACACGCTGGCCCTTTGGTTGAAGGCAAATGGCTCACGCCGGATCCGGCAGGCTGATCCACGCAGGGTGATGAGTGAACGCTACCCGGTGGGGCTGTTCAGCGAGGATGAGGTGCAGGTGCTGTGCGAGTTGATCCGTAACTGATATTCAAATGTGGGAGCGGGCTTGCCCGCGATAGCGGTGTATCAGTCACATATGCATCAACTGACACACTGCTATCGCGGGCAAGCCCGCTCCCACAGGAACTGCATGTGGGTTAGAAGTTGTACGTCCCCGTTACCACCAGGCTGCGCGGGTCTCCAAACTGGATCTGGTTGGCACTGGTCGCCGACGCGTAGTACGTCTTGTCGCTGATGTTATTGAGCGCCGCCCTTACATCCCAGTCCTTGTGCCGGAACCCGGCCAGGGCGTCCCAGCGGCCATAGCCGGGCAGTATCACGGTATTGGCGTTATCGGCATAACGGTCGCCCACCAGGGTCAGGCCGGTTTCGGCGTACCAGCCCATTTCCGGTTTCCAGGTAACGAACAGGCTGGCGTTGCGCTTGGCCACGTCGCTGATGCGCTTGCCTTCAAAGCCGTTGTTGTCTTTCACCACCTTGGCGTCCTGTACGCCGACGCCGCCGCGTACATACCAGTTGCCGACGATTTTGCCGGTGGTGGTCAGCTCGATACCACGGGAGCGTTGTATGCCGCTGAGCAGGGTGATCAGCGGGTTCTCCGGGTCACGGGTGCGGCGGTTGTACAGTTCCAGTTCATACACGGCGAGGGTGGTGCTCAGGCGGTCGTCGAGCCAGTCGCTCTTGACCCCGATTTCTTTTTGCTTGGTCAGCTCGGGGCTCAGATCGTTGGCATTGCCCGTCGCATTCGGGGTGATGCCGATCAGGCCGCCACCGGTGGGGGAAAACGTCTTGCTCCAGGAGGCGTAGAAGGAATGGTTTTCCACCGGCGTCCACACCACGCCCAGCCGTGGGCTGGTGTTGTGGCTGTCGACGTTTTGCCGGGTGTTGATGATCTTATTGGTGGTGTCCACTTCAAAACGGTCGTAGCGCAAACCGGCGAGTATTTGCCACTGATCGTTCAGGCGCAGTTGGTCCTGCACATACAGCCCCTGGCTTTCGACTTCGGTGTGGTTGTTGCTGGAGATCCTCATCGGCCCGGTATGGCTCAGGTGCCGGTTGGGGTGGTTCAGATCAAGGCCGGGCACTGTTGCCGTTACCGCGCTGTACAGCTTCGGATCACGGCGCTGGCTGCCCAATTCCACACCGCTCAGCAGGCGATGCTCCAGGCCAAAGGTGTTGAAGCCGCCTTCGAGCTCGACGTTATTGAATACGTTGCGCGTCCTCAGGTCCTGCTGCCAGCGCTGGCGCCCGACGGTGTTGGTCTTGGGGTCGTAGCCGGTCTGGTAGGTGTTGTCGAAGTCACTGTCGAGCTTGAACACGCCCAGGGTGTGGCGCAGTTGCCAGCTGTCGTTGAGTTCATAGGCGAGCTTGGAGCGCAGGGATTGGGTGGTGTCGTCGATGTAGTCGCGTGGGTCGCCGTAGGTGGTGTCGCGGCTCACATCGGCCGGGCGCCCGCGCA
The Pseudomonas hygromyciniae genome window above contains:
- the aguA gene encoding agmatine deiminase; this encodes MTTLHSTPRADGFYMPAEWAPQTQAWMIWPERPDNWRLGGKPAQAAHVAVAKAIARFEPVTVAVSAGQYENARARLDVPNIRVVEMSSDDAWVRDSGPTFVINDQGEVRGVNWDFNAWGGFDGGLYAPWNRDAQVGGKILEIERSPRYRTEGFVLEGGSIHVDGEGTLITTEECLLNRNRNPHLGREEIEAVLSAHLAVDKIIWLPDGLFNDETDGHVDNFCCYVRPGEVLLAWTDDPQDPNYARCHAAMDVLQNSTDAKGRALTVHKMPIPGPLYATEEECAGVDPVDGSQERNPTVRLAGSYVNFLIVNGGIIAPSFDDPLDSRAQEILQGLFPQHEVVMVPGRELLLGGGNIHCLTQQQPAPHKN
- the aguB gene encoding N-carbamoylputrescine amidase, with translation MSRIVTVAATQMACSWDLEANIETAEKLVREAAAKGAQIILIQELFESPYFCQKPNPDYLQLATPVEENVAIKHFQKIAKELQVVLPISFFELAGRARFNSIAIIDADGSNLGIYRKSHIPDGPGYHEKYYFNPGDTGFKVWNTRYAKIGVGICWDQWFPECARSMALQGAEILFYPTAIGSEPHDKTISSRDHWQRVQQGHAGANLMPLIASNRIGNEEQDGYDITFYGSSFIANQFGEKVEELNETEEGILVHSFDLDELEHIRSAWGSFRDRRPNLYGALKTLDGSLES
- a CDS encoding TonB-dependent receptor, coding for MPAPRLTPMTLGLSALLCAGFACAATTLPATSISAEADEDDPRVKDTNTATRTSTPVRYVPQAIDWVKTENLRAYGTNDLGQALSGIPNVSSGADTRFDSLRIRGFEASSDFYLDGIRDDSQYVRDLHNIERIDVLKGPAAVLYGRGGQGGIVNRVSKLPQAGRASSIEAQGGNNGLRSLYTDLSADPTENISLRLNMGNEDTDSFRDGISGNRKLFAPSISWQLTPQLNWLVQYEYSRYDRTPDRGIPGVRGRPADVSRDTTYGDPRDYIDDTTQSLRSKLAYELNDSWQLRHTLGVFKLDSDFDNTYQTGYDPKTNTVGRQRWQQDLRTRNVFNNVELEGGFNTFGLEHRLLSGVELGSQRRDPKLYSAVTATVPGLDLNHPNRHLSHTGPMRISSNNHTEVESQGLYVQDQLRLNDQWQILAGLRYDRFEVDTTNKIINTRQNVDSHNTSPRLGVVWTPVENHSFYASWSKTFSPTGGGLIGITPNATGNANDLSPELTKQKEIGVKSDWLDDRLSTTLAVYELELYNRRTRDPENPLITLLSGIQRSRGIELTTTGKIVGNWYVRGGVGVQDAKVVKDNNGFEGKRISDVAKRNASLFVTWKPEMGWYAETGLTLVGDRYADNANTVILPGYGRWDALAGFRHKDWDVRAALNNISDKTYYASATSANQIQFGDPRSLVVTGTYNF